tccgggttcaggctcaacggTCTCAGTGGGCTCCAGTTCGACCTCCGACGAttcagtcactataatgcatgaagtGATGCGTATGCATTAGATTGCTGCTATGGTTATAAAAGAGGATATGGCATGAAGAAAGAATGGCACAACATGCGATGATACACAATGCAACCACATGCGTCGACAAAATGATCACGATTGCAAATGAAAACGGGAAGCTAgagcaagaattaagaaatgaacaaTTACAACAAACATAAATCATAAATTAAATTAAGCACGTAGAGGACAttacaaggaactcatgaaaCTTAGATTTGCTTTAAAAGGATTTTCTTAGAATTACTTACAAAAATAACGAGCTTCAGCAGTCCTATACAAGACAAATCGGAAAAGGCATGCAAAAGTAACTAAACAAAcccaagaaaattatcatagatactaggcatgaaaacaaaggtaacaaaactagtttcacCATTTTgtcactttccagcaaaaagttatGCAATAAACCATTTTTGGACAGAGCATAtgaaaacacactaaaactttAACAAATAGTAAGGAAACatacaaaacaatatttttcttaaGTAGATCTCAGTGATATGaacacaacaaaacaagtttcgcATTTTTCCGAGGTCTATCGAATTTTCTACgcatttttttcaaatttgcagcACAAATAAAACTCGTCGAAAACGCTAAGTGCACCCGGGGTCGCCCAGCCCAGAGGCTGACAGTGGGGGCCATGGGCCAGCGGCCCACctaggccgggtcaaggcaaggccgggccttgaccgcggcgtgggcgcggccacggcgcgcgTGGCGCGTCGCGCGTGCGCACACGTCGCGCACGGCGACGtcagcggcggcgtggcgcaaggcggcgccggcgaggcggggccggaGCGGGGCAGAGGGGGGGCGCACAGCGTGCCCCAAGTGATGGCGAAACTCACCGGCGGCAGCACAGGGggaggacggcgacggccggGCTCTCTAAATGGACGAGGAGAGGGCGGGCGAACGGATAAGGACGCACGCGGCACGGTGCACGAGAATGGCCGGCGCATGTCCCAGAGATGGCCGGCGGCGTTGGCGACGTGTGGCACTtgaggcagaggagggaggaggaggaggagactgacaagtgggcccgggcgaggaaaaaaaagaaagcaagTTTGAAATTCGAAATGAAGGTGTTCCCGGGctaaaaaattcaccaaatttttacTAGAGATAGATAAAATCACCAAGAACACAATGCAATAAGAATCACTCGAAAAGATTTTGTAATTTGATCGCAGCCAAAAGAACAAAGAGGTTGTTTttgaaatttcctagaattttgTGGCTCGGTTCTAAGGTCAAAAAATcctgcaaaaatatttttaaaacaacatttgaaatctagtatttaaataaattttttggAGACTAAGTTGCATAGCAAAATTTAAACTTTCTTAACAATCACAAATTCAAACATAcacaaaattgaattcaaaataaagcacacatgCTCATGATGCTCTCTTATGCCTCATGATGATGTGGTTAACATGTTAATCATGTTTAAATTTTTCGAGTCGTGACAACGGTGCGGCACAGGTCGATGTCGAGCGGGTCGAGGAGGCCCGCCCAGCCGCCCTCGCCCTGGAGCTCGCGCCACCGCCGGGCCGTGCCCCCGAGGCCGCCGTGCTGGGACGACATGCTCAGCAACGGCTAGCTCCAGCCTTGCCTCTGCAGCTGCTTCGGTCGCGGCGATCTTTATACTGCGATGGGCTGGTCACTGGTGGCAGCGGCTTTGGCGTGCTCGGGTTCGCTTCCGATGACGAGGAGAGCGCGAGCGGCGACGGCATGACACGCATCGTGCGGGGATGCGCATGATGAATTGGACATGCGTCGCGTGCGACAGCGTGGCCCAACTGGGCAGGGGGAAAGAGCCGAGCAGGGGTACGCCTGCCGTGCGACACTGCCCAGATACCCGCCGCGTGGCACACTGGCCCCACAAGGCGCAAGGCCCGTCCGCTCGAGACCACCATCGAGCCAATTTCACAACGTATATCGAAACCGGCTCCAAAATTAGATCGAGACACAGCATCATCAAGGACCTCACGTCCCTGACGTCTACAGCCGCCGGCCCTCGTTCTTCACTGCGCGGCCTAGAGCTCGTGTGAGCAAGCAGCTGACTGGCGTGTGAAGAAGACTGCTGGCTGAGGGctgaaccttttttttttgagagagagagagagaggtggggcTGAGGGCTCAACTGCTGACTAGACCAAAGCAGTATTCAGAAACAACTCAAACAAGGCCTCCATGAAGAAAGACGCAGGTTATAATATAGGCCTCTTGTTGGGCCTGTAGTTCTCCTTCTCCATCATATATGCGTGTGTTTCTCGTATGGGATGGGATGATGGACTGGTGAGGATCGATGTGGGCTCCAGCTTCGGCTCAATCTAAACGGCCAAAGAGAAGACGGCTGCCGCTCCTGCCAGCGAGGACGGACAACGAGCCGTGGATCTTATACATTTTTCGGAAGATTTTTTCTTCCTTATCTTCCACTATTTTAGATTTTTCCACTATTTGAGATTCGTGCCAACTAATTCTATCTGTCTGATCCACGCCCTAGTCACCCGTCTCCACCACCATGCGCTCGCCACCTCCACCATGGGTGCCCATCGCGGTTTCCGCCGCTTCCGTGGCTGCCCGTCCcggcggccaccaccgcccagctccctccgccaccaccgccccaGCTCCCTCCGCCACCACTGCTGCTGCCCGTGgcggccctgccgccgcccgcagtCCCGTGGCTGCCCGTCgcggccccccccccccccccgccgccgcccccgaggcTGTCCGTCGCTGTCGCCGCGCCCCTGCGGCTGCTCgtccaccgccgtcgccgacccATCTCCACCCGCCGCGTGCTGTCAAGATGTTGATTTAGAAAATGTTGATTTAGGTTTTGATAATTGTTGAATCTATTATGTCATGATGTCGAGATAGCTGGTAAAAATGTTGaatgtagtattttttttctaaaaattgtTGAAATGTGTTGTATAAAATGTTGAATCTATTCTTTTTTAAATGTTGAATTGttttaaaaaatgttgaatctaaTTAGACTATAATCTGAATTTAATGAGCTTTATAGTTATGTTGCTTATCCATCTTCGGGTTGACATATAGGAGCCCCCACTACGAGTCCTGCCTCCCTGCTCCTCTGCTCCCCGGCGGCGCCCAGAACAAAATCGGGGAGAATCCCATCCCGGATTCCCGGTCACCCCCAACGTCTTCCTCGTCGCCTCGCCTTCCCCAATTCGTCCACCAGTAACTCCCAAACTCTCCTCACTAGTCACCATGGCTGCGCCCTCGCCCTGGGCGAATCTCTCACCCAAGGAAGTCTCCGAGATCGCCCGCCGTGTCCCCTGCGAATGGGACCGCGCCCACATGGCCTTCGTGTGCCGCTCATGGCGCGCGGGGCTCGCAGcttccccgcccccgccgctccCGCGGCTCCTCCTGCCGTCCGACGACTTCACTCGCGTAGCCTGCATCCTTAGCGGCTGCAGCATCCACCAGGGGCACCACGCCCCGTTCGGCCTGCGCTACCTCGGCTCGTGCGACGGCGGCTACCTCTTCCTCGCCATGGAGCAGAGTCGCGGCCACCGCCTCATGGGCCTCCTCCAGGATGAAGGGGGGCACATCCACATCCACTTCCTCCCCGACGAGGTCTGCACCCGCTACAACCCGTCGGCCCAGCACGTCCACAGCATGGTCATCCTCGCCGCCACCCTCTCGTCCGCGCCCGATGTCCCAggctgcctcgccgccggcatcgTCACCTATCAGCGGGACGTCGACGGCCCGCGCCAGCTCCGCTGCGCGATCTGGCGCATCAGTGATCGGGTGGTGTACGACATCACGCCCCCCTACATCACCGAACATGTGGAGGACCTCGTGTACCGCGACGACGGGTGCTTCCATTTCCTCACCGACGAGGAGCACATCCTCGCGTGCGCGCCGACCTTCGTTCAGGATGGGGACGAGGCGCTGCGGGGAGTATCGCTCTCCTCGACGCTACGCCGCTGCGTGCCCAGGGACACCAGTCACGATGGGTTCGTTCGAGCTCGTTACCTGCTCGAGTCCCGCGGCGAACTGCTGATGATCGTCAGGTTCGCTCCCGATCCTGATTCGCCGACGTCGGGGTTCAAGGTGTTCAGCCGGATTGGACCGCTGGCGCTCGAGGACGACGGCAGCAGCGGCATGGTTGGGCGCCCCTATACCTGGAGCGAGCTGGACACGCTGGGTGGCCGGATGCTGTTCGTGGGGAGAGGCTGCTCCAGATCCTACGAAACGGCCGACTACCCGGGGTTCAAGGCCGGCATCTACTTCTTGGATGATCGGAGCTTCTACGAGGAGGAGATGATGTTCCGCTGTGTCAATGAGAGGCAGTATCTCTGCAATGACAACGGCAAGTGGTCAGAAGGGCCGCGTTCGGTTGTCGAGCGCTTCTTCCCGGAGCAGGTGCCTTCCAACCACTCTTCTCCGGCTTGGTTTCTCCCTCGTCAAAGACGTGCAGCTTGCCTTCCGAAAGATATTCTGATAGAGATCGCCCGACATGTCCGGTGCGACGCTGGACGCATTCGCGTGCTCCACGCCTGTCACCTGGCGTCCGCTGacctcggggcggcggcgccgccgccgcaactcCCGTGGCTGCTCCACCCGTTGCCTGGAGGGCCCTCATTCTCCTGCTTATATTGTGGGGACGGCGCGGAAAGCGTCATCCACAGCGTGCGCACCCCCGCCGACGCCCGCTTCGCTCGCTACTTCGGCTCATACGACGGCCGGTGGGTGTTTCTCGCCGGCGGCCCGGTTCATAAGTTGGTCAATATTCTGAACGGGAAGGTATACTTGCTCCCTGGACGTGTTGCGTACCCGCGGAACGGCCGGGACGACATGGCCATTCTCGCCGCCACGCTCTCGTCGTCACCCGACAATGAGGGTTGTGTTGCGGCCGCAATTGTGCAAATGGATTACCTCAACAAGCCCAAGGGGATTGTTTTCTGGGAGATGACATCAGCTGTTGGCGTGGACCCGTTCGCACCTTCGAGCATAAAGATGGATCCGGAAGATGTACTGTTCCACAACTCATCTTTCTATTTCATCACAAGCACATCAGAGATATTAGTCTGGAAACCGGATGTGTCTCAGGGTCTGCTCCCCCACGACAATTGGAGCTCGTACCGCATCCAGTATGGAACTGACGGACTCCACTATCAGCAGATCCGTTCTCGGTATCTTGTGAGCTCCCGCGGAGAACTACTGATGGTGATGAAGTGCGGTCAGCAGAAGAATTGTCGAGCTGAATACTTCAGGGTGTTCCATGTTACCGGCCTTGATGAAACAAAACCACCTTTCGCTCCATGTCTCTGTACTGAGCTGAAGTCGCTTGACGGCCGGATGTTATTCTTGGGACGAGGGCACTCTAGAAGCTACGAGACCAGCGATTTTCCAGGGTTTCTCAGCGGCATCTACTTCTTGGATGATAATGGCTCAAACCAAATAGACAAGGCATCCTACTCTTGCAACGACAACGGGAGGTGGTCGTCAGGATCGCCTCCCATAATTACCAACTGCTTTCAGCCAGTACAGGGCGGCTCGGACTACTCATCTCCGGTATGGCTTCTGCCATGAAAGCGAGCTGGACATGCTGGGTGGCCAGTTTGTAGGGCGAGGATAGTCTTCTCCAGCTAGGCTTCACCCTTGAGATGGCAGGTTTTTGGCTACGATCCTCTCTACCTCCGTTTGTTTGGTGCTGAAATAATTGCTGTGGTTTTGTTCAGTGAGTTGAAAACTTGATACCATTACTTTTCTGTACATTGTGGAAATCAATCAGTTTGCATTCCTGAATGAACAAACGACTACCATTTGCGACCTATTTGTGTGAAGTGACAGAGAATCTATCCTAAAAATATGTGTGTTGGCAATCAGTGTTTTTtcttatgatttcactctatcAAGGAATTGGATTGATGTGCTTGGAATCTGAATTTGTGAGACTCATTATCCTTCCTTAATTTGTTTACCAATGGGTACCTCTGTTCTGATTCACTAAGAAGAAATGCAGAGCCAAGGAAGGCTTACTTAATTCATTTACCAATCTTCTGAAGTGTTTAGTTTGCATGCCTTCCTATAATGTGATCTTGCAGTGGAGAATGCAGTCTGTTTATCATCGCTGTGAGAAAAATGTTTTGATTCGTTGTGCATTCCTGTCATAGAAATATACATATAGCTATTGGTGATTTCAGTTGCATCATTTGTTCTTTCTGTGGATACAATCAGGTACTCACAATTACTGAACTTTATCCCTGTGCCTAGTACAGACAGTTTCTAAATCATGTGTTCAATGTAACTTTCCTATATGTGAATTGACTGAGAAAAGGACATCAATGTACAAATGCTAAGTACTAGTATTTGAGCTTTGCAGGTTTGACACATTACAACTTTTTGATCCTTCATGCTTTTCATGATTTCAAAGCAGAAATGTCTATTGCCTTCTTTAGCAATAAATGGCTATTGGCTAGCATGGTATTCATGCTATGGAATTCGTTACCTTGAAAGAAGCACTTCTGTATGTAGATGTCATCTTTTTTCCCACTGTCTGTTCATGATAGGTCGTTGTGTTTATCCCTTGCGTGAGTAATTGCATGGCATTACCAGGCACATCATGCTGATAGTAAAACTATGTTGGCTTACACTTCAGTGTAGAAAGTGCTTTGTTTTTTTGGTGAAAAATAAAATGCTAAGTTGTGCTCTGCATTCCTGATTGACCCACTCATTGCATGGCATGGTCACATGGAAGCTGATTTTGCATAGTTTAACTGAAGCACAGTAAAGATGCACTGGACAAGTTAGTGAGGCTCTATGCCGAACGAACACGGAAGACCCTGACACCCCGTCCAACCCCTTTTTTTGATATAATGGATAATCGGCCTCTATATCCACTACTGGTGATATATGCAGCCAAG
The nucleotide sequence above comes from Panicum virgatum strain AP13 chromosome 3K, P.virgatum_v5, whole genome shotgun sequence. Encoded proteins:
- the LOC120700632 gene encoding uncharacterized protein LOC120700632 gives rise to the protein MAAPSPWANLSPKEVSEIARRVPCEWDRAHMAFVCRSWRAGLAASPPPPLPRLLLPSDDFTRVACILSGCSIHQGHHAPFGLRYLGSCDGGYLFLAMEQSRGHRLMGLLQDEGGHIHIHFLPDEVCTRYNPSAQHVHSMVILAATLSSAPDVPGCLAAGIVTYQRDVDGPRQLRCAIWRISDRVVYDITPPYITEHVEDLVYRDDGCFHFLTDEEHILACAPTFVQDGDEALRGVSLSSTLRRCVPRDTSHDGFVRARYLLESRGELLMIVRFAPDPDSPTSGFKVFSRIGPLALEDDGSSGMVGRPYTWSELDTLGGRMLFVGRGCSRSYETADYPGFKAGIYFLDDRSFYEEEMMFRCVNERQYLCNDNGKWSEGPRSVVERFFPEQVPSNHSSPAWFLPRQRRAACLPKDILIEIARHVRCDAGRIRVLHACHLASADLGAAAPPPQLPWLLHPLPGGPSFSCLYCGDGAESVIHSVRTPADARFARYFGSYDGRWVFLAGGPVHKLVNILNGKVYLLPGRVAYPRNGRDDMAILAATLSSSPDNEGCVAAAIVQMDYLNKPKGIVFWEMTSAVGVDPFAPSSIKMDPEDVLFHNSSFYFITSTSEILVWKPDVSQGLLPHDNWSSYRIQYGTDGLHYQQIRSRYLVSSRGELLMVMKCGQQKNCRAEYFRVFHVTGLDETKPPFAPCLCTELKSLDGRMLFLGRGHSRSYETSDFPGFLSGIYFLDDNGSNQIDKASYSCNDNGRWSSGSPPIITNCFQPVQGGSDYSSPVWLLP